The Alteromonas macleodii ATCC 27126 genome segment GTCCATTGATTTTGCAAATTCTGCATCGGCGGTTTCCGCTGCTTCAAACTCAAGCCATAAATCGAGCATTTCACTACTAAGTGGACTCGGCAATAAACCAAAAATGCGCTTAGCGGCAGCTACTTCTTTCTCGGCTTGTGCGTCGTGATCTGTTTGATGATTGAAAGCAAACATGTCGCCAGCATCAATTTCCACAATATCGTGAATAAGGATCATGCGAATAACGCGGGTCACATCTATGGGTTTAGCCGCATATTCGCTTAGCATATTTGCCATTAATGCAACATGCCAGCTGTGCTCTGCGGAGTTTTCCTGTCGATAGTTATCACAGGGTAGGGTGATCTGGCGCTTAACTGCTTTTAGCTGGTCAAGTTCACAGATAAAGTCAGCAAAGTCACTTACTGCATACATTGGGATGCTCCAAGGCGTAAAAATGGGCGCCTGAGCGCCCATTTAATTATTCAAGGTCTAATGAGTGTATTGGTTATTAACCAAATTATTTTTGCTCAGATAGCCACACGATTAGGTCAGCGATGTCGTCGAAGGTCATGTCAGCAGTGAAAGTAGGCTGATATTTACCGTTGATAATAAAGCTTGGCACACCAGTTAGGTGCTCACGATACTCATCAATTTGCTGTTGATTCTTGCGCACCATGCTATTTACGCCGAAGCTTTTAGCCATTTTGTCAAACTCTTCACCGTCTACACCGTTTACAACGAAGATATTGCGAAGGTCTTTCAAGCCAGTGATAGATGCACGTTGCTTGTGGATATAGTTAAAAATAGCGCCGTTCATCGCGTCTTCTTGCTTCATAG includes the following:
- a CDS encoding HD domain-containing protein, translated to MYAVSDFADFICELDQLKAVKRQITLPCDNYRQENSAEHSWHVALMANMLSEYAAKPIDVTRVIRMILIHDIVEIDAGDMFAFNHQTDHDAQAEKEVAAAKRIFGLLPSPLSSEMLDLWLEFEAAETADAEFAKSMDRVLPVFQNMKDNGGSWKRHGIAREKIEKRNAHLKSCAPALWDYVMQQLDVAVEKGWLSQ
- a CDS encoding thiol:disulfide interchange protein DsbA/DsbL; translated protein: MKKFAVMFVMAMLLPLTACAQEPASKWKEGTHYTVLDKEATDKPVITEYFSFWCPHCFQFEPIVAQIKEKKSDGTKFNKVHVNFMRFTGPEVQDDATKAMLIARAMKQEDAMNGAIFNYIHKQRASITGLKDLRNIFVVNGVDGEEFDKMAKSFGVNSMVRKNQQQIDEYREHLTGVPSFIINGKYQPTFTADMTFDDIADLIVWLSEQK